In Lonchura striata isolate bLonStr1 chromosome 2, bLonStr1.mat, whole genome shotgun sequence, a single genomic region encodes these proteins:
- the SULT1C4 gene encoding sulfotransferase 1C4, with protein sequence MDKMKDLRLEETLIRPELFDIDGVPLTEQIGSIWDQVWKFKARPDDVLIATYAKAGTTWTQEIVDMIQQNGDTEKCKRETTYKRHPFLEWYLAEPPSARYSGLELAEAMPSPRTIKTHLPVQLLPPSFLEQNCKIIYVARNAKDNLVSYYHFHRMNKGLPDPGTWEEFVQKFMTGKVLWGSWYDHVKGWWKAKDKHRILYLFYEDMKENPKREIQKIVKFLEKDLSQEVLNKIVHNTSFEVMKENPMANYTKDFQGIMDHSISPFMRKGTVADWKNHFTVAQNEKFDEDYKKKMSDTSLVFRMEL encoded by the exons ATGGATAAAATGAAAGATTTGAGGCTGGAAGAGACATTGATTCGACCTGAGTTATTTGACATAGATGGTGTTCCCCTCACAGAACAAATTGGCAGCATTTGGGACCAAGTGTGGAAGTTCAAAGCCAGGCCTGATGATGTGCTCATTGCAACCTATGCAAAAGCAG GTACCACATGGACACAGGAGATAGTGGATATGATTCAACAAAATGGAGATACTGAGAAGTGTAAACGTGAGACTACTTACAAGCGCCACCCTTTCCTCGAGTGGTATTTGGCAGAGCCTCCATCCGCACGTTACTCAG GTCTGGAGTTAGCAGAAGCCATGCCATCTCCACGAACAATAAAAACACATCTGCccgtgcagctgctgcctccatcCTTCTTGGAGCAAAACTGTAAG ATAATCTACGTAGCAAGAAATGCAAAGGACAACCTGGTGTCATACTACCATTTCCACAGAATGAATAAAGGATTGCCTGATCCAGGAACCTGGGAAGAGTTTGTGCAGAAATTCATGACTGGAAAAG TCCTCTGGGGTTCCTGGTATGACCACGTAAAAGGATGGTGGAAGGCAAAAGATAAGCACCGTATACTCTATCTCTTCTATGAAGATATGAAGGAG AATCCAAAGCGAGAAATTCAGAAGATTGTAAAGTTCCTGGAGAAGGATCTGAGTCAGGAGGTTCTAAACAAAATAGTCCATAATACCTCATTTGAGGTAATGAAGGAAAACCCCATGGCAAACTACACTAAAGATTTTCAAGGAATAATGGATCATTCCATTTCCCCATTCATGAGAAAAG GGACTGTTGCAGACTGGAAGAATCATTTCACTGTGGCACAGAATGAGAAATTTGATGAAGATTATAAGAAGAAAATGTCTGATACCTCTCTTGTTTTTCGCATGGAATTGTAA